Proteins encoded together in one Festucalex cinctus isolate MCC-2025b chromosome 8, RoL_Fcin_1.0, whole genome shotgun sequence window:
- the LOC144024500 gene encoding uncharacterized protein LOC144024500 — protein sequence MEPWHIINSRDGGPYAVKTAIGWVVNGPVRKEPNDNDGKQRCSVNRITVVEIEKLLVQQYNTDFPERIYDDKQEMSQDDKQFMQSVEKTTTYENGHYCVGLPLKNVKLPMPNNRCMAEQRMVSLHRKFKKDSNFYEDYKAFMDAIIEKGYAIQVPTEQLNRDDGLMSYIPHHGVYHPKKRKMRVVFDCTASFQDQSLNSRLLQGPDLTNTLIGVLLRFREEPIAMTADIESMFYQVKVPEHDADLLRFFWWPDGKLNEPLKEFRMTVHLFGATSSPSVASYALRRTAEDNQATASHEAVQTVLHNFYVDDCLKSVATEEEAVTLIKDLCILCAKGGFTLTKWTSHNRNVLKSVPEEHRAQIKNLDLSYEELPVERTLGIQWDTETDTFIYSIKLPDKPMTRRGILAVVNSIYDPLGLLSPVILPAKLLLKDLCREQHGWDENISEKHEKDWKSWKEDVTHLFNYHVNRCVKPANFGHTVSAQLHHFSDASEYAYGTASYLLLKNKQGQKCCSLVMGKSRVASFKQVTIPRLELTAAVVAVKMDKMLRQELKIPLQPPIFWTDSTTVLRYIDNNTARFKTFVANRIHIIREATKPSQWKYVRTTENPADLSSRGVKAKNFTQLKAWIDGPDFLLKDECDWPEQPMQRKESLQDDVEIKNIETINMIRVKDEVEPLDKLINYYSEWQKLKRAVSWILEVRKTLRKLKDKRKELERNNQKEKDPEQQRSKIESDMKNYKAKMEKKQLTLDDLIAAELEIIEYSQRQHFSDELQILQKGRQVRRNSQLFRLDPVLDENTLRVGGRLNKSAMPENAKRPAIISKHSRVATLILGRVVETLPDASGMVRRVRIRTKTNVLERPVNKLCLLEEAAQKGGTL from the coding sequence ATGGAGCCATGGCACATTATAAACAGTCGGGACGGAGGACCTTACGCTGTGAAAACTGCTATTGGCTGGGTCGTGAATGGTCCTGTGAGAAAAGAACCAAATGACAATGATGGAAAACAGCGTTGTTCAGTGAATAGGATCACagtggtggaaattgaaaagCTACTGGTACAGCAGTACAACACAGACTTCCCAGAGCGCATCTATGATGACAAGCAAGAGATGTCACAAGATGACAAACAATTCATGCAATctgtggaaaaaacaacaacctatgAGAATGGACATTACTGTGTGGGATTGCCACTCAAGAACGTCAAACTACCCATGCCGAACAACCGATGTATGGCAGAGCAGCGCATGGTGAGTTTGCACCGGAAGTTTAAGAAGGACTCTAACTTCTATGAAGACTACAAGGCCTTCATGGATGCTATCATAGAAAAGGGATATGCCATTCAAGTCCCAACTGAGCAACTGAACAGAGACGATGGCCTGATGTCATACATACCGCACCATGGGGTTTACCACCCCAAGAAGAGAAAGATGAGAGTGGTCTTTGATTGCACCGCATCTTTTCAAGACCAGTCCCTGAATAGTCGACTACTACAAGGTCCTGACTTGACGAACACGCTAATTGGCGTCCTTTTGAGATTTCGTGAGGAGCCAATTGCAATGACTGCCGACATTGAATCAATGTTTtatcaagtgaaggtaccagaaCATGACGCAGACCTTCTACGCTTTTTTTGGTGGCCAGACGGAAAGCTTAATGAGCCCTTGAAAGAGTTCAGGATGACAGTTCACCTTTTTGGAGCCACCTCATCTCCAAGCGTTGCATCGTATGCACTGAGAAGAACTGCAGAGGATAACCAAGCCACTGCATCACACGAAGCTGTACAAACAGTCCTGCACAACTTCTATGTAGATgactgcttgaaaagtgttgctACAGAAGAGGAAGCAGTGACATTGATTAAAGACCTTTGCATCTTGTGTGCCAAAGGCGGATTTACTTTGACAAAATGGACAAGTCATAACAGAAATGTGCTCAAGTCAGTACCGGAAGAACACAGAGctcaaataaaaaatttggATCTCAGCTATGAAGAGCTACCTGTGGAGAGAACGCTTGGCATACAGTGGGACACAGAAACAGATACCTTCATCTACAGCATCAAACTGCCTGACAAACCGATGACCAGAAGGGGAATCTTGGCAGTTGTCAACTCAATCTATGACCCCCTTGGTTTGCTGTCTCCTGTTATTTTGCCAGCTAAACTTCTTCTGAAGGATCTGTGTAGAGAGCAACACGGATGGGATGAAAACATCAGTGAGAAACATGAAAAGGATTGGAAGAGCTGGAAGGAAGATGTTACCCACCTCTTCAACTATCACGTGAACAGGTGCGTAAAACCTGCAAATTTTGGACACACTGTTTCAGCACAGTTGCACCACTTTTCGGATGCATCAGAGTACGCATATGGTACCGCATCTTATCTGTTGCTGAAGAACAAGCAAGGACAGAAGTGTTGTTCTCTGGTGATGGGCAAGTCAAGAGTAGCCTCATTCAAACAGGTTACTATTCCCAGACTAGAGCTGACGGCAGCAGTGGTCGCTGTGAAGATGGACAAGATGTTACGCCAAGAACTTAAAATTCCACTACAGCCACCCATCTTCTGGACCGATAGCACTACAGTGCTCAGATACATAGACAACAATACTGCTCGCTTCAAAACCTTTGTGGCGAATCGAATACACATTATCCGAGAAGCCACCAAACCTTCACAGTGGAAGTACGTCAGAACCACAGAAAACCCAGCAGATCTATCCAGTAGAGGTGTCAAGGCCAAGAATTTTACACAATTAAAAGCATGGATTGACGGACCAGATTTCTTGCTTAAGGATGAGTGTGACTGGCCGGAGCAACCCATGCAAAGGAAAGAAAGTCTGCAAGAtgatgttgaaataaaaaatatagagACAATTAACATGATCAGAGTGAAAGACGAAGTGGAACcattggacaagctgattaattacTATTCAGAGTGGCAGAAACTCAAAAGAGCTGTGTCGTGGATTTTAGAAGTAAGGAAAACTTTGCGAAAATtgaaagacaaaagaaaagagTTGGAGCGTAATAACCAAAAAGAAAAGGACCCCGAGCAGCAAAGGTCAAAGATTGAAAGTGACATGAAAAACTATAAAGCAAAAATGGAAAAGAAACAGCTCACGCTGGATGACTTAATTGCCGCAGAGTTGGAAATAATCGAGTACAGCCAGAGACAACATTTCAGTGACGAACTCCAAATTTTGCAAAAGGGAAGACAAGTTCGTCGTAACAGTCAGTTGTTCAGACTCGATCCTGTACTTGACGAGAACACCTTGAGGGTTGGCGGAAGGCTCAACAAGTCAGCCATGCCAGAAAATGCCAAACGCCCAGCAATCATATCGAAGCACAGCAGAGTTGCCACACTAATCCTGGGGAGAGTGGTCGAGACTCTACCGGACGCAAGTGGAATGGTGCGACGAGTCAGGATACGAACCAAGACCAACGTACTGGAGAGACCAGTGAACAAACTGTGCTTGCTAGAAGAAGCAGCTCAGAAAGGAGGAActttataa